A window of Daphnia pulicaria isolate SC F1-1A chromosome 10, SC_F0-13Bv2, whole genome shotgun sequence contains these coding sequences:
- the LOC124313863 gene encoding protein abrupt-like, with translation MVGAMALLSSSMSMPTSVVEESCIREHPSPSGSGSPDESANLLANAQQQQQQQHSVNKRRRVAADTAAQRRRHRQQRTAQHRLSTGRRSQRTNRRDNSEDDEENDEDEEEDYDEDDDDDRDMDADVGDDAIIDSRREPQQQLPKQKPLHPQHHQLQQQQQQQQQQQQQQQQQLYSLRWHDFQSSILSSFRHLRDVEDFVDVTLACDGKSFTAHKMVLSACSPYFRHLLKANPCQHPIVILRDVKYRDMEALLRFMYNGEVSVSNEQLPSVLHTARMLQVKGLADVPSKHYPNSKRVSDYSNETPSSRESSAERRPLVGLVTNPPRKRVRSRSTSPILAGTGATTTTTAMGHPASAAATVAAVTATLVAAKADEGSGARTDGAAAGLVVVTENGRRRRTNEDDDEDEEHMNDLDDDLEDDHHLHHVKVTMEEKQQQQQQQQQQQQQQREQMLLDVHRESLLSQALEGRSSQSLMAHLLAARRSGNQSETSSRSGHGGGHGAGAHHVEDDDASDSDNDTDASDRDRTDVGDLSNTEDNVYPSSGMGDHPHHHRSSSLHHHGSEMMVPPSGYGAHHHPLLNLQSLHSLFPPGSMAGPNGGGGGGGGSHHGHGRHQHDSHNNNNNNNDLAQATRRSLDLMRIRATDPRPCPQCGKIYRSAHTLRTHLEDKHTVCPGYRCVLCGTVAKSRNSLHSHMSRQHRGISTKDLPVVPMPAPFDPVLASCLLAKAGVKVSPAELAARASPTSGNPRGRTADLRLDFKSPHSGSLPPGTIPPQVTIGGLQSHRNNPLQLIPLEQDPEDLSLAQQRLRGDGGRDHHHHHRHHHHEKGGSGGSGGGMATISPYGPAAAGLVNRLGLSTKMGKHWLETNMQAAMQQQQQQQQQANSPGSNHNASGGGGNGGGSTGSALLDTYLQLIAEHSSNMAAVAAAAAAAQNNASGAPNNNNRPQSSEGNQHGDRPESAANVIETCVKRSPKTTADD, from the exons ATGGTCGGAGCCATGGCACTGCTTTCGTCTTCAATGTCGATGCCGACCAGCGTCGTGGAAGAGTCATGCATCCGAGAGCATCCGTCGCCCAGCGGAAGCGGATCACCAGATGAATCCGCCAATTTGTTGGCCAAcgcgcaacagcagcagcagcagcagcattccgTCAATAAGCGACGCCGAGTGGCGGCCGACACGGCGGCCCAGCGTCGCCGGCACCGCCAGCAGCGGACAGCCCAGCATCGGCTCTCGACGGGCCGGCGTTCTCAGCGGACCAACCGTCGCGACAACAGCGAGGACGACGAGGAAAACGACGAGGACGAAGAGGAAGACTACGAcgaagatgacgacgacgacagagATATGGACGCCGACGTGGGAGACGACGCGATAATCGACTCGCGTCGCGAGCCGCAACAACAATTGCCCAAACAGAAGCCGCTCCATCCTCAGCACCAccaactgcagcagcagcagcagcaacaacaacaacaacaacagcagcaacaacagcagttgTACAGTTTGAGGTGGCACGACTTCCAGTCGTCGATTCTTTCCTCGTTCCGCCATTTGCGCGACGTCGAAGACTTTGTCGACGTCACGTTGGCCTGCGACGGTAAATCGTTCACCGCTCACAAGATGGTGCTCTCCGCTTGCAGCCCTTATTTCAGACACCTCCTCAAg GCGAATCCGTGTCAGCATCCGATCGTGATCCTGCGCGACGTCAAGTACCGCGACATGGAGGCCCTGCTGCGCTTCATGTACAACGGCGAGGTGAGCGTCTCCAACGAGCAGCTCCCGTCGGTCCTTCACACGGCCCGGATGCTCCAGGTCAAGGGACTAGCCGACGTCCCATCCAAACATTACCCCAACAGCAAACGA GTGTCGGATTATTCGAACGAGACGCCGTCGTCTCGGGAGTCGTCGGCGGAACGGCGCCCGCTGGTCGGATTGGTCACGAACCCGCCGAGAAAACGGGTCAGATCGCGGTCAACCTCACCGATTTTGGCTGGGACTggggcgacgacgacgacgacagccaTGGGCCATCCCgcgtctgctgctgccaccGTGGCGGCCGTGACGGCCACTCTGGTGGCAGCCAAAGCGGACGAAGGATCGGGAGCGAGGACTGACGGGGCTGCTGCCGGCCTGGTTGTGGTGACGGAAAACGGGCGGCGGCGACGAACAAatgaggacgacgacgaagatgaGGAGCACATGAACGACTTGGACGACGACTTGGAAGACGATCATCACCTCCACCACGTGAAAGTCACGATGGAGgagaagcaacaacaacaacaacagcagcaacagcaacagcaacagcagaggGAGCAGATGCTGCTGGACGTCCACCGCGAGTCTCTGCTGAGTCAAGCGCTGGAAGGCCGGTCGTCGCAGAGTTTGATGGCCCATCTGTTGGCGGCCAGGAGAAGCGGCAACCAATCGGAGACGAGCTCCCGATCGGGACACGGAGGCGGTCACGGGGCGGGAGCCCATCATGTCGAGGACGACGACGCCAGTGACAGCGACAACGACACGGACGCTTCCGATCGAGACCGGACGGACGTCGGCGACCTGTCCAACACGGAGGACAACGTTTACCCGTCGTCCGGCATGGGCGATCATCCGCACCATCACCGATCCTCATCGCTGCACCATCACGGATCCGAGATGATGGTGCCGCCTTCCGGCTACGGcgcccaccaccacccgcTGCTCAACCTGCAGAGTCTCCATTCACTTTTCCCGCCAGGATCCATGGCCGGACccaacggcggcggcggcggaggaggcggCTCCCACCACGGCCACGGACGTCACCAGCACGacagccacaacaacaacaacaacaacaatgatcTGGCCCAGGCCACCCGCCGTTCCCTGGATCTGATGCGCATCCGGGCGACCGATCCTCGCCCGTGTCCTCAATGCG GCAAAATTTACCGGTCGGCCCACACCCTGCGGACGCATTTGGAGGACAAGCACACGGTTTGTCCAGGGTATCGCTGCGTCCTGTGCGGGACGGTGGCCAAGTCGCGTAATTCGCTGCACTCGCACATGTCGCGACAGCACCGAGGCATCAGCACCAAGGACCTGCCCGTCGTCCCCATGCCCGCCCCGTTCGATCCTGTTTTGGCTTCCTGCCTGCTGGCCAAGGCCGGCGTCAAAG TTTCTCCGGCGGAATTGGCAGCTCGCGCCTCGCCCACCAGCGGTAATCCACGCGGACGGACAGCTGATCTCCGATTGGACTTTAAGAGCCCCCATTCCGGCTCTTTACCTCCCGGCACAATCCCTCCTCAG GTGACGATTGGAGGACTGCAGTCCCACCGCAACAATCCGCTGCAGTTGATCCCGCTGGAACAGGATCCGGAAGATTTGAGTTTGGCACAGCAGAGGCTTCGTGGCGATGGCGGCCGggatcaccaccaccaccaccgccatcaTCACCACGAAAAGGGCGGATCGGGCGGATCAGGCGGAGGAATGGCCACCATCTCTCCTTATGGTCCTGCCGCAGCTGGATTAGTCAACCGTTTGGGATTGTCAACCAAAATGGGTAAACACTGGTTGGAGACGAACATGCAGGCGGccatgcaacaacaacagcagcagcagcaacaggccAATTCGCCTGGCAGTAATCACAATGCTTCCGGCGGCGGTGGCAACGGCGGAGGATCAACCGGAAGCGCTCTGCTCGACACTTACCTCCAGCTCATTGCTGAGCATTCTTCCAACATGGCCGCCGTAGCTGCTGCGGCCGCAGCCGCCCAGAACAACGCTTCCGGCgctcccaacaacaacaatcgccCGCAGTCTTCTGAAGGCAATCAACACGGTGACCGTCCGGAATCGGCAGCAAATGTGATTGAAACCTGTGTCAAGCGCAGTCCCAAGACGACGGCCGACGATTGA